The following DNA comes from Cedecea neteri.
TAGCGTTTGGCGGCGTAATCGCATAAAATGCATTTAAAATACATTTTAAAAAATAAACAAAATGAATAAACCGACCGCCGGCAGCTTCATCAATCTCCCCGCAGGCTACTTTGGCATGGTGCTGGGCACCATCGGCATGGGGTTCGCGTGGCGATATGCCGCCACGATATGGCCAGTGCCGTCGTTTGTTGGTGAGACGCTGGTGGCGCTTGCCGCAGGCATCTGGTTTCTACTGGCGTTAGCGTTTCTGGCGCGCCTGGTGCGCTACCCGCACAGCGTGCTGGCAGAAATTCATCATCCTTTAATGAGCAGCTTCGTGAGCCTGTTCCCGGCGACGACCATGCTGGTGGCCATCGGCGTGGTGCCTTATCTGCGCCCGCTCGCCGCAGTGATGTTTGGTTTTGGTGCCGTGGTGCAGCTTTGTTATGCCGCCTGGCAATCCGCCGGATTATGGCGGGGCACGCACCCGCAGGATGCCACGACGCCGGGGCTGTATTTGCCCACCGTCGCCAATAACTTTATCAGCGCGATGGCCTGTGGTGCGTTGGGTTATCACGACCTGGGGATCTTGTTCCTCGGGGCCGGTGTGTTTTCCTGGCTCAGCCTGGAACCGGCGATTTTGCACCGTATGCGCAGCGCCGGGGAAATGCCCACGCCGGTGCGCACCTCGCTGGGCATTCAGCTTGCCCCGGCGCTGGTGGCCTGCAGCGCTTACCTGGCCGTGAACGGCGGCGTGACGGATTTCTTTGCCAAAATGCTGTTTGGCTACGGTCTGCTGCAATTGCTCTTCATGCTGCGCTTAATGCCCTGGTACCTGGCACAGCCGTTCAATGCTTCCTTCTGGAGTTTCTCATTCGGCATTTCTGCGCTGGCCACCACGGCACTCCACCTGAGTGCTGGCAGCGGGGACGGGCTGTTTCACGTCATTGCCGTGCCGCTTTTTATTTTTACTAATGTGATTATCGGCCTGCTGCTGGTGCGTACTTTTATCCTGCTGATGCAGGGGAAACTGATTTTGCGCACCGCGCGGCCTGAAAAAAAGGATCTGTCATGACCGAGAAGTCTGAAAGCTACTACAGCGAAAAATACGGCTTAACCGCCACACACTCTGACGTGCTGAACGCCGTGAAGTACGTTGCCCCTGGCAAAACGCTGGATCTTGGCTGCGGCGGCGGGCGCAACAGTCTGTACCTGAACCAGAAAGGGTTCGACGTCACCGCCTGGGATAAAAACCCGATGAGCATTGCCAGGCTGAATCAGATTATCGAGACGGAAGGGCTGAAAAATATTGCCACCGCCGAGGTTGACCTGAACCAGTTGAGCTTTGACGGCGAGTACGATTTTATTCTCTCCACCGTGGTGATGATGTTCCTCGAGCGCAGCACGATCCCTGGACTTATCGCCAATATGCAGCGCTGCACCAAACCCGGAGGCTACAATCTGATTGTGGCGGCCATGGATACCGAGGATTTCCCGTGCACGGTCGGCTTCCCGTTTGCTTTTAAAGAGGGCGAACTGCGGAACTACTACGAAGGGTGGGAACTGGTTAAGTACAACGAGGACGTGGGGCAGTTGCACAAGACCGATGAGAACGGCAACCGTATCAAGCTGCGTTTTGCCACGATGCTGGCGCGTAAGAAGTAATAATTAACCCTCACCCGGCCCTCTCCCTGGAAGGGAGAGGGGGAACAATCGCGTGCTCTGCGCTAATTCCCTCTCCCCTCAGGGGAGGGTTAAGGTGAGGGGAATTGAAGCGTTCTCTGTCTGAATTCCCTCACCCTTAGGGGAGAGGGTTAGGGTGAGGGGAAAATTACTTCGCCGCCAACAGGCAAAGCTTCAGCGCCACATTGTAAGAAGCCTCAAACGCTCGCAGCGGTAAAAACTCAAATCGCGAATGGAAATTGTGCGCGCCGGTAAAGAAGTTCGGCGTCAACAACCCTTTAGCCGAAAGCGCTGCGCCATCCGTGCCCCCGCGCATTGGAATGACCTTTGGCTCAATCCCCAGCTCATCCAGGGCGGCAAAAATCAAATCAATGGCCCGGCGATCGTCGGTAATGGCGTTACTGATGTTGCTGTAAGTATCGCTGAGGCTGAACTCCACGCGTGCGGTCGGGTATTGCGCGGCAATCTTCTGCGCCACTTCGCCAATTTGCTGTTTGCGGCGTTCAAAGTTGGCCAAATCGAAGTCGCGAATATTTGCCTTCAACAGCGCTTCGCTTTGTGAAGCCTGCATCCCGTTAAACCACACGTAACCCTCGCGGCCTTCGGTATGTTCTGGCGTTTGTTGGCGGTCAAAGTGGCTGATGTAGTCCATCGCCATCAGCAGCGGATTAACCAGCACACCTTTGGAGGACATTGGATGGCTGGTTACGCCGGTGAATTTAAGCTCTGCGTGGGCAGCGTTGAAGTTTTCATACACCACTTCGCCCAGCTCACAGCAGTCGATAGTCCACGCGAAGTCCACGTCAAAACGCGCCAGATCCAGCGCTTTGGCGCCACACAGGCCAATTTCTTCATCCGGGACGAAGGCCACCACGATGTCGCCGTGCTGGTGCTCCGGCGTCAGGTTTTCCAACAGCGTCATCACCACCGTGACGGCGGCCTTGTTGTCCGCGCCCAGCACGCTGGTGCCGTCGCTGAAGATAATCTCTTCCCCAGGATAAGCGTTGATTTCGGGATGTTCCGACGTGCGCAGCCAGATGTTCTCTTTGGCATTCAGGCATAAATCTTCCCCCGTGAAGCGCAGGATCTGCGGATGAATATCCGGGGAAAGGCCAACATCAACGGTATCAATGTGCGTAATGAACCCCACGCGCGGTGCACCGGCCACGTTACCTTTCTTCACGGCGGTTACCGTGGCGTGCTCATCAATCACAATATTTTCCAGGCCCAGCGTTCGCAGTTCTTCCGCGAGCAGGCTGGCCATTTCGTGTTGCCCTGGGGTGCTGGGCAGGCTGCTGACTCGCGGATCGCTTTGGCTGGTCACCGCCAGATAACGAAAGAAGCGTTGGGTGAGCTGCTCGCTGAGCGACGAAGACATAGTGTTTCCTTATTGTTCGATGTTGTTTGTTGGCAATGTAAATTTAATGTTATTTATTAAGGCGCTTTGCACAAGCTTTATTCATTCAGGGTCAGGACAAACACCACAGGAAGACAGCGATGAAAACAAAGATTACAACGCTTGCACTTGCCGTAGCGGCGCTCTCTATCAGTACCAGCGTGGCGGCCAGCACGTTGGTTTATTGCTCCGAAGGCTCACCGGAAAACTTCAACCCGCAGCTCTACACCTCGGGTACCAGCGTGGATGCCAGCGCGGTGCCGGTTTATAACCGGCTGGTGGATTTTAAAGTCGGCACCACGGAACTGCAGCCCAGCCTGGCGGAAAGCTGGGACGTCAGCGAAGACGGAAAAGTCTATACCTTCCATCTGCGTAAAGGCGTTAAGTTCCAGAGCAACAAATACTTTAAGCCCACCAGAGATTTCAACGCGGATGACGTGATTTTCTCGTTCATGCGCCAGAAAGATCCGAAGCATCCGTATCACAACGTCTCCAACGGCAACTATTCCAATTTTGAAAGCCTGGAGTTTGGCAAGCTGATCACGGCGATTGATAAAGTGGATGACAACACGGTGCGCTTCACCCTGGGGCACCCGGAAGCGCCGTTTGTCGCGGATTTAGGCTGGTATTTTGCTTCGATTCTCTCTGCCGAATACGCCGATGTCATGATGAAGGCCGGCACGCCGGAGCGCGTGGATTCCGACCCCATCGGCACCGGGCCATTTGAGCTGAAGCAATATCAGAAAGACTCCCGCATTCTCTATACCGCTTTCCCGGATTACTGGCAGGGCAAATCAAAAATCGACCGACTGGTGTTCTCCATCACGCCGGATGCGTCGATTCGCTATGCCAAACTTGAGAAAAATGAATGCCAGGTGATGCCGTTCCCGAATCCGGCGGATCTGCCGCGAATGAAGGAAAACAAAGACATCAACCTGATGCAAAAAGCGGGGCTGAACACCGGCTTCCTTGCCTTTAACACTCAGAAGCCGCCGCTGGATAACGTGAAAGTGCGCCAGGCGCTGGCGATGGCAATTAACAAACCGGCCATCATAGAAGCGGTGTTCCACGGCACGGGCATTGAGGCGAAAAATTTGCTGCCGCCGGGCGTGTGGAGTGCGGACGATAAGCTCAAGGATTACGATTACGATCCTGAAAAAGCGAAGGCGCTGCTCAAAGAAGCCGGGTTTGCCAATGGCATGAGCATTGACCTGTGGGCGATGCCGGTTCAGCGTCCGTATAACCCTAACGCTAAACGTATGGCAGAAATGATTCAGGCTGACTGGGCGAAAGTTGGCGTAACGGCGAAAATCGTCACCTACGAATGGGGCGAGTACCTCAAGCGAGTGAAGGGCGGTGAGCACCAGGCGGCGCTGATGGGCTGGACGACGGCTACCGGCGACCCGGACAACTTCTTCGGGCCGCTGTTTACCTGCACGTCGGCCAACGGCGGTTCTAACTCCTCCAAATGGTGTTATCAGCCGTTTGATAAGCTGATTCTTCAAGCCCGCGCCGAGGGGAACCACGATAAGCGAGTCGAACTCTACAAAGAAGCGCAGCAAATGATGCACGATCAGATGCCTGCGGTGATGATTGCCCACTCCACGATTTTCGAGCCGGTGCGTAAAGAGGTGACCGGGTATGAAATTGACCCGTTCGGGAAGCACATTTTTTATCAGGTGGATGTGAAGAAGTAAGTGGACTGAAGGTCCCTCGTCCTTTAAGGGCGAGGGAATAAACAAGATTGCATGTCGTTTCCCCCTCTCCCTTTTGGGGAGAGGGCCGGGGTGAGGGGTTTTAACCACTCGGCCCCAAATTAACCGCTACACCGTACTGCGTTCACTCACCGCCTCAACCGGCGCAGTTGTTGCCGCCTGATTCGCCTGTTGTTCCTCGCGGAACTTCAGGTTATCCCACACCCGGAAGAACGGGTAATACATCACCAGCGAGATAGCCAGGTTCACAATCTGCAGAATCGAGCCGGAAACATGGCCGCCGGTCGCCAAATAGCCGCTGACGATAATAGGCGTCGTGAACGGCAGCGCAATCCCCGCAGGCGGCGCCACCAGGCCGGTTGCCATCGCCGTGTAGGAGACAATCACCAGCACCACTGGGGTCAGAATAAACGGCACCACCAGGTACGGATTCATCACTAGCGGAATGCCAAACACCATCGGTTCGCTGATGTTAAACAGGCTGCCCGGCGCGGCAATTTTACCCAGTTGCTTCATCTGCACGCTGCGGCTGCGGATCAGCATAAAGATCACCAGGCCTAACAGCGCGCCGGTGCCGCCAGGGGCAATCCACAGGTCGTAGAACTGTTGGGTAATGATGTGCGGGATAGGCAGGCCGTTCTGGAATGCCGCCAGGTTCTCGGACATATTGGTCAGCCAGACCGGGCGGATAAACACCAGCACGATGGTGTCGCCGTGCAGGCCGAGCGTCCACAGAATACCAATCAGGATCACCGACACAATCATTCCCGGTAACGAGCCGCCAATGTGGCTCATCGGAATGCCGACCAGATCCGTGATCATAGTGTTGATGTCACCAAACGGCGTGGCTTCCACCAACAGGCGAAGCGCCAGCACTACCGCCAGCACGCAGAAACCAGGCACCAGCGCGAGGAACGATTTTGCTACCGCTGGCGGCACACCCTCTGGCATGCGGATCACCAGATTACGGTTGCTGATAAACCGGTAAATTTCGGTAGAAAGCAGGGCGATCAGAATCGCGACAAACAGCCCCTGACTGCCAATCTGCCCCATCGGCAGCACGCCCTTCACGAACTCAGCTGGCCCTCCGGACGGTGGGGTAAACATAATGTTCTGCGGGATGGTCATGATAAAGGCGACCAGCGACACGGCCCCGGCGGTAAGCGGGTCGATGGTGCGGTATTTTTCGGCCAGACGATAGGCGATCCCGAAACTCGAAATAATTGCCATGATGTCATAGGTCGCTTTGACCGGATAAAGCAGCTTGGTCTGCCACGTGGCACCAAACAGATCGGTCATTAGCTGGGGGTAACCCGGCACCGGCAGATAAGCGAAAATCAGGAAGAACGAGCCAATCAGCATGAACGGCATGTTCAGAATGATCCCGTCGCGGACGGAAAGCACGTGCTTTTGCCCGGCGATTTTCAGCGCCACCGGAAGCACATATTTTTCAAGAAACGATTTCTTTGCGGACACGGTTACCCCTGTCCCGGCGCATGGCCGGGCATTATTGTTATTGATTTCTGTTGTGGGGTGGGCGTACAGCGTCACCCACCGGTAAGCGGCGCTAATTAAACTGCGGCAGCCACGCCTTGTTGCTTGCAAGCACTTCGTCGAGCAACGCCTGAGCGATATTCACGTCAGCCACCAGCGGGTTCGCTATCAGCGCCAGGAGCGCCTGCTGCTTATCGCCGTGAACCGCTGCTTCAATCGTTAGCCGTTCAAAGTCTTTCACCTGCTGGGTCAGGCCATTCATCAGGGGAGGAAGTTTGCCGAAGGCCAGCGGATGCGCCCCCAGCGCATCGATCACGCAGTTGGTTTCGATCACCGCGTCGTCCGGCAGTCCCTGAATAGCGCCGTTGTTGGCGGTATTCACCACCATCTGTTTGCCGAGGTTGTTGTGCAGGGCGTCGATAAGTTCCAGGGCCACTTCCGAATAGAACGAGCCGCCGCGCTGGCTCAACTGCTCTGGCTTTTTGTCGAGCTGTGGGTTGGCATACAGTTCAAACAATTCGGCCTCGACTTTCATCACCTGTTCAGCGCGGGTGCCTTTCCCGTTAGCCGCATCCGCCAGCTCGTCTTTGAGCATGGTGCGGGTTTGCCAGAAGTAACGATGGTACGGGCAAGGGATTGCTTTCAGGGCACGCAGCAGGGCCGGCGGCCACGGAATCGCTTTAATGTTGTTCATCGACAACTGCTCGCCGTCGCACAACATCTCAATGACTTCGGCGGTCGCGTCACGGCCATCGGCAATCACTTCGTGCACCCATACCATGTGGTTGAGTCCGGCGAAGCGCAGCGTAACTTTGTCGTAAGGCAGCTGTAGCATGTCAGCGATGGTGTGGTGCATGGTCACCGGCACGTTGCACAGGCCAACAATGTTGGCGCTGCTGTAGCGGGAAACCGCCTCGGTGACGATCCCTGCCGGGTTGGTGAAATTAATAATCCACGCGTTCGGGGCCAGGCGCTCAACGCGTTTAGCGATGTCCAGCATCACCGGAATAGTCCGCAGTGCTTTGGCAAAACCGCCGACGCCGGTGGTCTCCTGGCCCAGCAGCTCGTGGCTTAGGCCCAGGCGTTCGTCGGCGGCACGTGCGGGCAGTTGCCCCACGCGAAGCTGGGTCAGCACGAAGCTGGAACCCGCAATCGCGGCGTCTGGTTCGTAATGCACCGTCACTTTGACCTGCTCCAGCCCTTTGCTGTCGAACATGCGGCGAGCCAGCGCGGCGATGATTTCAACCTTCTGGCGGCCCGCTTCTACATCCACCAGCGCCAGCTCCGTCATTGGCAGGGCGGCATGGCGCAGAATCAGGCCTTCAATCAGTTCCGGGGTGTAGCTGCTTCCCCCGCCCACAACGGTAATTTTCATTGGTTTCTCCCGGTTGTCAGGCCATCAGAGTCATGGCTTTATCCAGTACGCGGTCGCCGCGCATGGTGCCGTAATCCATCATGTCGATCACCGCGACTGGTTTGCCGAGCGGGGCTGAAAGCTCGGAAAGGCGTGCCAGTTCGAACTGCACCTGAGGGCCGAGCAGCACCACGTCGGCGCTCTGGAGGTGGCTTTCAATTTCGGCCACAGAGACAGCGTCAATTTGAACGTCCAGGGCGCGTTTCGTGGCCTCGGCGCGCATTTTCTGCACCAGCATGCTGGTGGACATTCCCGCGGCACAACACAACATGATCTTTTTCATTACCTTTATCCTTCAAATTGAAAACGTGTTTCAAACAACAGCGCGTTTATTCAGCATGTATGAAAATTATTTTCATGACCGTGATCTGCGTTGGATTATTGGTTTCCCGAATGTTAAAGGAATAACAAGGCTTTTACGGAAGGGGACGAAACTGCGGCAAGGCAACGCGGCAAAGTTAATTGAAAAATAATTTCAACGCATTATGATGATTTATCCGCCTGCGACGCAGACACAAGGAACCTTTCAGCGATGGATATTGTTTACCACCTGGTCCATGGGTTAGCCGACTCTTCTCCCCAGGAAACGCGGCTGGCCCGCTTTTTTCTGGAGAATTTCTTCCAGCTACCGGATGCCACCATGGAGCAGCTGGCGGCGCGCGCGGGTGTCAGTCAGGCTACGCTCCAGCAGTTCGCGCGCACTATTGGCTGCAGCGATATGAATGATTTCCTCGGCCAGGTTCGCCACCAGCAGCACGACAGCCGGGTACAGGATTTGCTGGCAGCGCCGTCCCAAATGTTGGGAGATGCCGCCTGGGTGGATAACGACACGCTGCAGTTTCTCGCCAACCGGGGCGGCGTGGCTAAAGATGTTCTGGAGCGTTTTTCTCATTCCATCGGACGGGAGACTGAGGGCGACATTATCAGCCGGATCCGTCAGCGGCTGGCGGAGTTCAGTCAGCAGGAAGCGAGAGTTGCGCAGGCTATTTTGCAAGATCCGGGCTTTGCGTCGTCGGCAACAATCGACCAGCTTGCCCAGGCTGCGGGCGTCAGTCCGGCTACCATCACACGCTTTGCCAGAGCCGCAGGCTGCGACGATATTCGCGATTTACGCATGAAGCTGGCGCAGGCCAGCACCGCCATACCGGGCAGTGAGCTGCCTGCTGCCTGGCAGCAGCGGTTAACCGGCATTCAGCAGGCGCTAACTCAGCAACTGGAAACGCTTCCGGAAGCCAATGTTTCGCGCGCCGTTTCGCTGTTGAAGCAAGCGAAAGCGATTCATATTTTCAGCGCAGGCACGGCAGACACGCCTTTTGCCAGCCTTTTGCAGTACCGGCTGCTGACGCAGGGGCAGCCCGCCAGCGTCTGTTATGACCCGGCACTGATGAGCTTCACCGCCTCCATGTTGAATAGCGAGCAGGCGATGATCGTCTTTGCCAGCTCGACGCCGGACAGCGCGCTGCTGGCGGCGGTGCGGCAGGCCCGGCGGCAGGGCGCAGCCATCATTATGGTGACGAAAGATCCCGCCAGCGTTGCCCATACCGGAGATGTCTGGCTGCCACCCGGTGAAGGGCATTATGGCGCGTTATTGATTGTTGACCTGCTTTGCGATGGGCTTACCGCCCCCGGCGATGAGCGCAAGATCTGAGTTTTGACATCAAGGCGGCTTAACCCCCACACAATGTATCGTTTTTTGCTATACCTGAATGGCTTATACCCACAAACAGGATCAAACGATGCGTAGCAAAACGTATTTTAAAGTGGCTTGTCTGGCAGGTTTATTAGCGCTGGCGGGGTGTGCTTCTA
Coding sequences within:
- the tehB gene encoding tellurite resistance methyltransferase TehB; translated protein: MTEKSESYYSEKYGLTATHSDVLNAVKYVAPGKTLDLGCGGGRNSLYLNQKGFDVTAWDKNPMSIARLNQIIETEGLKNIATAEVDLNQLSFDGEYDFILSTVVMMFLERSTIPGLIANMQRCTKPGGYNLIVAAMDTEDFPCTVGFPFAFKEGELRNYYEGWELVKYNEDVGQLHKTDENGNRIKLRFATMLARKK
- a CDS encoding PTS sugar transporter subunit IIB, with the translated sequence MKKIMLCCAAGMSTSMLVQKMRAEATKRALDVQIDAVSVAEIESHLQSADVVLLGPQVQFELARLSELSAPLGKPVAVIDMMDYGTMRGDRVLDKAMTLMA
- a CDS encoding MurR/RpiR family transcriptional regulator is translated as MDIVYHLVHGLADSSPQETRLARFFLENFFQLPDATMEQLAARAGVSQATLQQFARTIGCSDMNDFLGQVRHQQHDSRVQDLLAAPSQMLGDAAWVDNDTLQFLANRGGVAKDVLERFSHSIGRETEGDIISRIRQRLAEFSQQEARVAQAILQDPGFASSATIDQLAQAAGVSPATITRFARAAGCDDIRDLRMKLAQASTAIPGSELPAAWQQRLTGIQQALTQQLETLPEANVSRAVSLLKQAKAIHIFSAGTADTPFASLLQYRLLTQGQPASVCYDPALMSFTASMLNSEQAMIVFASSTPDSALLAAVRQARRQGAAIIMVTKDPASVAHTGDVWLPPGEGHYGALLIVDLLCDGLTAPGDERKI
- the tehA gene encoding dicarboxylate transporter/tellurite-resistance protein TehA is translated as MNKPTAGSFINLPAGYFGMVLGTIGMGFAWRYAATIWPVPSFVGETLVALAAGIWFLLALAFLARLVRYPHSVLAEIHHPLMSSFVSLFPATTMLVAIGVVPYLRPLAAVMFGFGAVVQLCYAAWQSAGLWRGTHPQDATTPGLYLPTVANNFISAMACGALGYHDLGILFLGAGVFSWLSLEPAILHRMRSAGEMPTPVRTSLGIQLAPALVACSAYLAVNGGVTDFFAKMLFGYGLLQLLFMLRLMPWYLAQPFNASFWSFSFGISALATTALHLSAGSGDGLFHVIAVPLFIFTNVIIGLLLVRTFILLMQGKLILRTARPEKKDLS
- a CDS encoding 6-phospho-beta-glucosidase → MKITVVGGGSSYTPELIEGLILRHAALPMTELALVDVEAGRQKVEIIAALARRMFDSKGLEQVKVTVHYEPDAAIAGSSFVLTQLRVGQLPARAADERLGLSHELLGQETTGVGGFAKALRTIPVMLDIAKRVERLAPNAWIINFTNPAGIVTEAVSRYSSANIVGLCNVPVTMHHTIADMLQLPYDKVTLRFAGLNHMVWVHEVIADGRDATAEVIEMLCDGEQLSMNNIKAIPWPPALLRALKAIPCPYHRYFWQTRTMLKDELADAANGKGTRAEQVMKVEAELFELYANPQLDKKPEQLSQRGGSFYSEVALELIDALHNNLGKQMVVNTANNGAIQGLPDDAVIETNCVIDALGAHPLAFGKLPPLMNGLTQQVKDFERLTIEAAVHGDKQQALLALIANPLVADVNIAQALLDEVLASNKAWLPQFN
- a CDS encoding ABC transporter substrate-binding protein, with the translated sequence MKTKITTLALAVAALSISTSVAASTLVYCSEGSPENFNPQLYTSGTSVDASAVPVYNRLVDFKVGTTELQPSLAESWDVSEDGKVYTFHLRKGVKFQSNKYFKPTRDFNADDVIFSFMRQKDPKHPYHNVSNGNYSNFESLEFGKLITAIDKVDDNTVRFTLGHPEAPFVADLGWYFASILSAEYADVMMKAGTPERVDSDPIGTGPFELKQYQKDSRILYTAFPDYWQGKSKIDRLVFSITPDASIRYAKLEKNECQVMPFPNPADLPRMKENKDINLMQKAGLNTGFLAFNTQKPPLDNVKVRQALAMAINKPAIIEAVFHGTGIEAKNLLPPGVWSADDKLKDYDYDPEKAKALLKEAGFANGMSIDLWAMPVQRPYNPNAKRMAEMIQADWAKVGVTAKIVTYEWGEYLKRVKGGEHQAALMGWTTATGDPDNFFGPLFTCTSANGGSNSSKWCYQPFDKLILQARAEGNHDKRVELYKEAQQMMHDQMPAVMIAHSTIFEPVRKEVTGYEIDPFGKHIFYQVDVKK
- the pepT gene encoding peptidase T; this translates as MSSSLSEQLTQRFFRYLAVTSQSDPRVSSLPSTPGQHEMASLLAEELRTLGLENIVIDEHATVTAVKKGNVAGAPRVGFITHIDTVDVGLSPDIHPQILRFTGEDLCLNAKENIWLRTSEHPEINAYPGEEIIFSDGTSVLGADNKAAVTVVMTLLENLTPEHQHGDIVVAFVPDEEIGLCGAKALDLARFDVDFAWTIDCCELGEVVYENFNAAHAELKFTGVTSHPMSSKGVLVNPLLMAMDYISHFDRQQTPEHTEGREGYVWFNGMQASQSEALLKANIRDFDLANFERRKQQIGEVAQKIAAQYPTARVEFSLSDTYSNISNAITDDRRAIDLIFAALDELGIEPKVIPMRGGTDGAALSAKGLLTPNFFTGAHNFHSRFEFLPLRAFEASYNVALKLCLLAAK
- the celB gene encoding PTS cellobiose transporter subunit IIC, with protein sequence MSAKKSFLEKYVLPVALKIAGQKHVLSVRDGIILNMPFMLIGSFFLIFAYLPVPGYPQLMTDLFGATWQTKLLYPVKATYDIMAIISSFGIAYRLAEKYRTIDPLTAGAVSLVAFIMTIPQNIMFTPPSGGPAEFVKGVLPMGQIGSQGLFVAILIALLSTEIYRFISNRNLVIRMPEGVPPAVAKSFLALVPGFCVLAVVLALRLLVEATPFGDINTMITDLVGIPMSHIGGSLPGMIVSVILIGILWTLGLHGDTIVLVFIRPVWLTNMSENLAAFQNGLPIPHIITQQFYDLWIAPGGTGALLGLVIFMLIRSRSVQMKQLGKIAAPGSLFNISEPMVFGIPLVMNPYLVVPFILTPVVLVIVSYTAMATGLVAPPAGIALPFTTPIIVSGYLATGGHVSGSILQIVNLAISLVMYYPFFRVWDNLKFREEQQANQAATTAPVEAVSERSTV